A genomic stretch from Acropora palmata chromosome 13, jaAcrPala1.3, whole genome shotgun sequence includes:
- the LOC141863678 gene encoding uncharacterized protein LOC141863678 produces the protein MMSCRTLLEKFSKIAFSFTRDVAGHYNPDEPEFTPELFGYNAFERTGREWNFFPVNEMIYQEYSDRQDTTLDYLAASGFRVRLNDACLPNENEGMQESQPLVEADRAMAWKRLRPSVLRTVCKSLYIGAFISILAATTIGVLYSVLTYVSYQTLFNCEYRPGESIPVKIQWMRTISTLIADIFLYTWLPMEILFLFRPYQLSGVKRKCALVAFFLYCLGALYRLALQIFPISHSKLSKIQTLPLNAFFLISAIWQLYLVVSHFRALSKGRWVYLFFKMIMPSFFTFVLGILITTFIYPWYNKENDKGKYLIALFSPLTGVIFKVISRICVQRLWNITHPGYSYVLLVPSYFGFAINFRVLQADLDSLKSIATIGIIHGSAEVIERSAIVFIDHICHMIWKRSSAPWGHFRTPRRERLMADIVIISMLYEAAAIVCVNSVWFLYQWVYIEGDFPLHLFVEFALRTSIALVIEWFFSSVSLTIVTRYQNMAAMAVWRKRWKRHILVALVNTVPLVLWLSGHILQIISARFEDPKQSCKMPFT, from the coding sequence ATGATGAGTTGTCGTACACTTTTAGAAAAGTTTAGTAAGATAGCGTTTAGCTTTACCCGTGATGTGGCAGGGCATTACAACCCAGACGAACCTGAATTCACCCCTGAGTTATTTGGTTACAATGCTTTTGAACGCACTGGTCGTGAATggaatttctttcctgttAATGAAATGATTTATCAAGAATACAGCGACAGACAAGACACAACGTTAGACTACCTAGCTGCGAGTGGTTTTAGAGTACGATTGAACGACGCATGTTTGCCAAATGAAAACGAAGGAATGCAAGAAAGTCAACCACTTGTTGAAGCAGATAGAGCAATGGCTTGGAAACGACTCCGACCATCTGTACTTCGCACAGTTTGTAAGTCACTATACATTGGAGCTTTCATTTCAATCCTTGCTGCTACCACTATAGGCGTATTGTACAGTGTGCTTACTTATGTTAGTTATCAAACTTTGTTCAACTGTGAATATCGTCCAGGAGAGTCCATTCCTGTGAAAATTCAATGGATGAGAACAATTTCTACGCTGATAgctgatatttttctttacacGTGGCTCCCAATGGAAATACTGTTTCTCTTTCGCCCATACCAGTTAAGTGgggtaaaaagaaaatgtgctTTGGTAGCCTTCTTTCTGTATTGTTTGGGTGCACTTTATCGTCTGGCCCTTCAAATCTTCCCGATATCTCACTCCAAGCTCTCCAAAATACAGACACTTCCACTCAACGcttttttcttaatcagtGCAATCTGGCAACTTTATTTGGTTGTAAGTCATTTTCGAGCGCTCTCAAAAGGACGGTgggtgtatttattttttaaaatgataatgCCGagctttttcacttttgtccTTGGTATTCTCATAACGACTTTTATTTATCCTTGGTATAACAAGGAAAACGACAAAGGGAAGTATCTTATTGCACTTTTTTCTCCTCTAACTGGCGTTATTTTTAAAGTGATCTCCCGGATTTGTGTTCAGAGGTTATGGAATATTACACATCCGGGATATTCTTATGTCTTACTGGTACCTTCGTACTTTGGTTTTGCCATAAATTTTCGGGTTTTGCAAGCCGATCTTGACAGTCTCAAATCGATAGCTACTATTGGAATCATTCACGGCAGCGCAGAGGTCATTGAAAGAAGTGCAATAGTCTTTATTGATCATATTTGCCACATGATTTGGAAACGATCATCAGCTCCTTGGGGACATTTTCGTACTCCACGCCGTGAGAGACTTATGGCTGATATCGTCATTATCAGCATGTTGTATGAAGCAGCTGCCATTGTGTGTGTTAATAGTGTTTGGTTCTTATATCAATGGGTTTACATAGAAGGCGACTTCCCTTTGCAtctttttgttgaatttgcttTGAGGACGTCAATTGCACTGGTGATTGAATGGTTTTTCTCCAGCGTATCTCTGACCATCGTGACTCGCTATCAGAACATGGCTGCTATGGCTGTTTGGCGAAAAAGATGGAAGAGACACATTTTAGTCGCGTTAGTAAATACTGTGCCTCTTGTTCTCTGGCTTAGCGGACATATCTTGCAAATTATAAGCGCACGATTTGAAGATCCTAAGCAGTCGTGCAAAATGCCTTTTACCTGA